From Rhodococcus antarcticus, the proteins below share one genomic window:
- a CDS encoding bifunctional [glutamine synthetase] adenylyltransferase/[glutamine synthetase]-adenylyl-L-tyrosine phosphorylase — MTRSSGRASVPGPGRLGLVEPPAGTWLDALGWCTDEHGPLLWALSRSADPDLALRNLVRMAESAGEGWAELDERLRTDTSLRGRLLGVLGASEALGDHLVATPASWRLLTRSGPLPTPAELTAGLLASVGAEPEPGTELHRATTTGPGATLVLRQAYRDQLLLLAACDLAATVEDEPVLPYVEVAAHLSELAGAALTAALAVAVAEVSPDAPVTARLAVIAMGKCGARELNYVSDVDVVFVAEPAEAEATRLAGAVMRIAGAALFEVDANLRPEGRSGALVRTLESHLAYYRRWARTWEFQALLKARPLAGDLELGWQYLHAVAPMVWAASEREDFVPEVQRMRRRVEDSVPAEMRERELKLGWGGLRDVEFAVQLLQLVHGHDDDALHVASTVDALGALSHGGYVGRDDAANLTASYEFLRLLEHRLQLQKLRRTHTLPDPADTAAVRWLARAAHVRPDGHADAAGVLTAELRRNTHRVRRLHEKLFYRPLLDAVAGGEGLALHLSEDSARRQLAALGYRSPETALQHLRALTNGAARRYRVQAVLLPTMLDWLSGTPDPDGGLLAYRRLSESLGDAAWFLRAMRDEPAVAQRLMRVLGTSVYATELLLRAPEVVRQLGDTASGPRLVQTGPQEVALGLCASSSRHPEPERAVAAARGLRRHELARVASADLLGMLDVQDVCAALSSVWSAVLDAAVGAVARAVDGGAPGRLAVIGMGRLGGAELGYGSDADVLFVCDPAEGVAENDAVRWATTVAERARRLLGAASVDPPLEVDTGLRPEGRSGPMVRTLTAYEAYYAQWAQPWEVQALLRARPVAGDPGLGERFTALADGVRYPEGGIGPDAVREIRRIKARVDAERLPRGADPATHTKLGRGGLADVEWTAQLLQLRHAWRVPQLRTTSTVEALTAAGAAELLSAADAETLTEAWLTATRARNALVLVRGTSTDQLPAPGRLLTAVAHAASWPGGDGGAFLDHYLKVTRRARAVAERTFGS, encoded by the coding sequence GTGACCCGTTCCTCCGGGCGCGCGAGCGTGCCCGGTCCTGGCCGTCTCGGCCTCGTGGAGCCCCCCGCCGGGACGTGGCTCGACGCACTGGGGTGGTGCACCGACGAGCACGGTCCGCTGCTGTGGGCGCTCTCGCGCAGCGCCGACCCGGACCTCGCGCTGCGCAACCTGGTGCGGATGGCCGAGAGCGCGGGTGAGGGCTGGGCCGAGCTCGACGAGCGGCTGCGCACCGACACGAGCCTGCGCGGGCGGCTGCTGGGGGTGCTCGGGGCCTCGGAGGCGCTCGGCGACCACCTCGTGGCCACGCCGGCGTCGTGGCGCCTGCTGACGCGCTCGGGGCCGCTGCCGACCCCGGCCGAGCTGACGGCCGGGCTGCTGGCGTCCGTCGGCGCGGAGCCCGAGCCCGGCACCGAGCTGCACCGGGCCACCACCACGGGCCCGGGTGCGACGCTGGTGCTCCGGCAGGCCTACCGGGACCAGCTGCTGCTCCTGGCGGCGTGCGACCTCGCCGCCACCGTCGAGGACGAGCCGGTGCTGCCCTACGTCGAGGTCGCGGCGCACCTGTCCGAGCTCGCGGGCGCCGCGCTCACCGCCGCCCTGGCCGTGGCGGTGGCCGAGGTGAGCCCGGACGCCCCGGTGACGGCGCGGCTCGCCGTGATCGCGATGGGCAAGTGCGGGGCGCGGGAGCTCAACTACGTCAGCGACGTCGACGTGGTGTTCGTCGCCGAGCCGGCGGAGGCCGAGGCCACCCGGCTCGCCGGCGCGGTGATGCGGATCGCGGGGGCGGCGCTGTTCGAGGTGGACGCGAACCTGCGGCCGGAGGGGCGCTCCGGGGCGCTCGTGCGCACGCTGGAGTCGCACCTGGCCTACTACCGGCGCTGGGCCAGGACGTGGGAGTTCCAGGCCCTGCTCAAGGCCCGCCCGCTCGCCGGTGACCTCGAGCTGGGCTGGCAGTACCTGCACGCCGTCGCCCCCATGGTGTGGGCGGCGAGCGAGCGCGAGGACTTCGTGCCCGAGGTCCAGCGGATGCGTCGACGGGTGGAGGACAGCGTGCCCGCCGAGATGCGGGAGCGGGAGCTCAAGCTGGGCTGGGGCGGGCTGCGCGACGTCGAGTTCGCCGTCCAGCTGCTGCAGCTGGTGCACGGGCACGACGACGACGCGCTGCACGTGGCGAGCACCGTCGACGCGCTCGGAGCCCTCAGCCACGGCGGCTACGTCGGGCGCGACGACGCCGCGAACCTCACCGCGTCCTACGAGTTCCTGCGGCTGCTCGAGCACCGGCTCCAGCTGCAGAAGCTCCGCCGCACCCACACGCTGCCCGATCCGGCCGACACCGCGGCGGTGCGCTGGCTGGCCCGGGCGGCGCACGTGCGGCCCGACGGGCACGCCGACGCGGCCGGGGTGCTGACGGCCGAGCTGCGGCGCAACACCCACCGGGTGCGGCGGCTGCACGAGAAGCTGTTCTACCGCCCGCTGCTGGACGCCGTGGCCGGTGGCGAGGGCCTCGCCCTGCACCTCAGCGAGGACTCCGCCCGCCGCCAGCTCGCCGCCCTGGGCTACCGGTCACCGGAGACGGCGCTGCAGCACCTGCGGGCGCTCACCAACGGGGCTGCTCGTCGCTACCGGGTGCAGGCCGTGCTGCTCCCGACGATGCTCGACTGGCTCAGCGGCACCCCCGACCCGGACGGTGGGCTGCTGGCCTACCGACGGTTGTCGGAGTCCCTGGGCGACGCGGCGTGGTTCCTGCGGGCCATGCGCGACGAGCCGGCGGTGGCCCAGCGGCTCATGCGGGTGCTGGGGACCTCGGTGTACGCCACCGAGCTCCTGCTGCGCGCCCCGGAGGTGGTGCGACAGCTGGGCGACACCGCGAGCGGACCGCGCCTGGTGCAGACCGGCCCGCAGGAGGTGGCCCTCGGCCTGTGCGCCAGCTCCTCCCGGCACCCGGAGCCGGAGCGGGCGGTGGCCGCCGCCCGCGGGCTGCGCCGCCACGAGCTCGCGCGGGTGGCCTCGGCGGACCTGCTCGGGATGCTCGACGTCCAGGACGTGTGCGCGGCGCTGTCCTCGGTGTGGAGCGCGGTGCTCGACGCCGCCGTGGGTGCGGTCGCGCGCGCGGTGGACGGCGGCGCTCCGGGACGGCTGGCCGTGATCGGGATGGGTCGGCTGGGAGGCGCCGAGCTCGGCTACGGCTCCGACGCGGACGTGCTGTTCGTCTGCGACCCGGCCGAGGGCGTGGCCGAGAACGACGCGGTGCGCTGGGCCACCACCGTGGCCGAGCGCGCCCGACGGCTGCTCGGAGCGGCGAGCGTGGATCCGCCGCTGGAGGTGGACACGGGTCTGCGGCCCGAGGGGCGCAGCGGTCCCATGGTGCGGACCCTGACGGCCTACGAGGCCTACTACGCGCAGTGGGCGCAGCCGTGGGAGGTCCAGGCGCTGCTGCGGGCGCGGCCGGTGGCCGGCGATCCTGGGCTGGGGGAGCGGTTCACCGCGCTGGCCGACGGGGTTCGCTACCCCGAGGGGGGCATCGGGCCCGACGCCGTGCGGGAGATCCGGCGGATCAAGGCTCGGGTGGACGCCGAGCGGCTGCCCCGCGGGGCCGACCCGGCCACCCACACCAAGCTGGGCCGGGGTGGACTGGCCGACGTGGAGTGGACGGCCCAGCTGCTGCAGCTGCGCCACGCCTGGCGGGTGCCCCAGCTG
- a CDS encoding type 1 glutamine amidotransferase, whose product MTTLLVLQPSAIDPLGPLEGWLTGAGAQLHLVRPFVGDAVPADLTGVDGVVCLGGEMGAADDAEHPWLPSVRAVLAAAVAQRVPVLAICLGAQMLALACGGSVRTMPQGPEAGVRLVAKRDAAAQDPLLAELPFTPDVVQFHSDDVSRLPAGATLLAVSPHCTNQAFRVGPSAWGLQFHIETSPEVLRAWMDDEPAVAALVPRSQHPSSERSVEVLERAHVDLAQTWEPVARRFVGLCEHPPAERRNLLVGDGQP is encoded by the coding sequence GTGACCACCCTGCTGGTGCTGCAGCCCTCCGCGATCGACCCGCTCGGACCCCTCGAGGGATGGCTGACCGGCGCCGGTGCGCAGCTGCACCTCGTGCGGCCGTTCGTCGGCGACGCGGTGCCGGCCGACCTGACCGGGGTCGACGGGGTGGTGTGCCTCGGTGGGGAGATGGGCGCCGCCGACGACGCGGAGCACCCGTGGCTGCCCTCGGTGCGGGCCGTGCTGGCTGCGGCCGTCGCGCAGCGGGTGCCCGTGCTCGCGATCTGCCTCGGCGCCCAGATGCTGGCGCTGGCCTGCGGCGGCAGCGTGCGCACCATGCCCCAGGGCCCCGAGGCCGGGGTGCGCCTGGTGGCCAAGCGGGACGCCGCCGCGCAGGACCCGCTGCTCGCCGAACTCCCGTTCACGCCGGACGTGGTGCAGTTCCACTCCGACGACGTGTCGCGGCTGCCCGCGGGCGCCACGCTGCTCGCGGTGAGCCCGCACTGCACGAACCAGGCGTTCCGGGTGGGGCCCTCGGCGTGGGGGCTGCAGTTCCACATCGAGACCTCGCCGGAGGTGCTGCGCGCCTGGATGGACGACGAGCCGGCGGTGGCTGCCCTCGTCCCCCGCTCGCAGCACCCCTCCTCGGAGCGGTCCGTCGAGGTCCTCGAGCGCGCCCACGTCGACCTCGCGCAGACGTGGGAGCCCGTCGCGCGGCGCTTCGTGGGCCTGTGCGAGCACCCGCCGGCCGAGCGCCGCAACCTGCTCGTGGGGGACGGGCAGCCGTGA
- a CDS encoding phytoene desaturase family protein codes for MARVVVVGAGVGGLAVAARLASDGHEVTLCESAPTVGGKLGTASEQGFTWDTGPSLLTWPQLLTDTLDAIGAPPLPTTRLDPAFTHRFADGSTLVVPDGPLDRVVAAISEQLGPAAGAEWAALSAYAARVFDVVEQPFLRRPLTPLQLLAQATRLPALATVAPWRSLRQVGERHLADPRLRQVLDRYATYTGSDPRRVPAPLVTVPHVEQAFGAHHVPGGLRRISDVLAARAQELGVHLRTSTPVAHVDVADGAVRAVVLAGGERLPADVVVSAVDARSTIALLPRRHSVALRARLHRATPSLSGFVLLLGVRGVPTLDGRPLGHHTVLYPAGYDDEFDSVFGTRRRPPRPIPDPAVYLTCPDDPTTRPDDDHRAVFVLVNAARHDPARGVDWDAPGLARRYGDAVLGVAQRRGLDLGEVVLRRVRTPADLERDTGAPGGSIYGTSSHGPVAAFLRAPNRTGVCGLYCVGGSAHPGGGLPLVLSSAAIVHGLVRDAATLP; via the coding sequence GTGGCGCGCGTGGTGGTGGTCGGGGCCGGAGTCGGTGGTCTGGCCGTCGCGGCGCGACTGGCCTCGGACGGGCACGAGGTCACCCTCTGCGAGTCCGCCCCCACCGTCGGCGGCAAGCTGGGCACCGCCTCGGAGCAGGGCTTCACCTGGGACACCGGCCCCAGCCTGCTCACCTGGCCGCAGCTGCTCACCGACACCCTGGACGCGATCGGCGCGCCCCCGCTGCCCACCACCCGGCTGGACCCCGCGTTCACCCACCGCTTCGCCGACGGCAGCACCCTCGTGGTCCCCGACGGACCCCTCGACCGCGTGGTGGCGGCGATCAGCGAGCAGCTGGGCCCGGCCGCCGGGGCCGAGTGGGCCGCGCTGAGCGCCTACGCCGCCCGGGTGTTCGACGTCGTCGAGCAGCCGTTCCTGCGGCGACCGCTGACCCCGCTGCAGCTGCTCGCGCAGGCCACCCGGCTGCCGGCGCTGGCCACCGTCGCGCCCTGGCGCAGCCTCCGCCAGGTCGGCGAGCGCCACCTGGCCGACCCGCGGCTGCGGCAGGTGCTCGACCGCTACGCCACCTACACCGGCTCGGACCCGCGCCGGGTGCCCGCGCCCCTGGTGACCGTGCCGCACGTGGAGCAGGCGTTCGGGGCGCACCACGTGCCCGGTGGGCTGCGCCGGATCTCCGACGTGCTCGCCGCGCGGGCCCAGGAGCTCGGCGTCCACCTGCGCACGAGCACCCCGGTGGCCCACGTCGACGTCGCGGACGGTGCCGTGCGCGCGGTGGTGCTGGCCGGCGGGGAGCGGCTGCCCGCCGACGTGGTCGTGAGCGCGGTCGATGCGCGCAGCACAATCGCCCTGCTGCCGCGCCGGCACTCCGTGGCTCTGCGCGCGCGTCTGCACCGCGCGACCCCGTCGCTGTCGGGGTTCGTGCTCCTGCTGGGGGTGCGCGGGGTGCCGACCCTGGACGGGCGCCCGCTGGGCCACCACACCGTCCTGTACCCGGCCGGCTACGACGACGAGTTCGACAGCGTCTTCGGCACCCGTCGTCGTCCGCCCCGCCCGATCCCCGACCCGGCCGTCTACCTCACCTGCCCCGACGATCCCACCACCCGGCCGGACGACGACCACCGTGCGGTGTTCGTCCTGGTCAACGCCGCGCGGCACGATCCGGCGCGCGGGGTGGACTGGGACGCGCCGGGGCTGGCGCGGCGCTACGGCGACGCCGTCCTCGGGGTCGCGCAGCGGCGCGGCCTCGACCTGGGGGAAGTGGTCCTCCGGCGGGTGCGCACCCCCGCCGACCTCGAGCGCGACACCGGTGCGCCGGGCGGCAGCATCTACGGGACGTCCTCCCACGGGCCCGTCGCGGCGTTCCTGCGCGCGCCCAACCGCACCGGGGTCTGCGGTCTGTACTGCGTGGGCGGCTCGGCCCACCCGGGGGGCGGCCTGCCGCTCGTCCTCTCCAGCGCCGCCATCGTGCACGGCCTCGTCCGGGACGCCGCGACGCTGCCCTAG
- the glnA gene encoding type I glutamate--ammonia ligase: MDRQQEFVLRTLEERDIRFVRLWFTDVLGFLKSVAIAPAELEGAFAEGIGFDGSSIEGFSRVSEADTVAKPDPSTFQVLPFVDADGKQHSARMFCDVVMPDGSPSWADPRHVLRRQLNKANEMGFSCYVHPEIEFFLLRDTPTDGSVPTPADSGGYFDQSVNDTAPNFRRHAIDALESMSISVEFSHHEAAPGQQEIDLRYADALSMADNVMTFRYLVKEVAIDEGVRASFMPKPFSDQAGSAMHTHISLFEGDTNAFHDPDDDNQLSPTGKAFIAGILRHACEISAVTNQWVNSYKRLITGGEAPTAVSWGAANRSALIRVPMYTPGKASSRRVEVRTPDSACNPYLAFAVMLAAGLKGIAEGYELPPASEDDVWALTGSERRAMGYEELPQNLDQALRIMESSELVAEALGEHVFDFFLRNKRAEWDNYRRNVTPYELKTYLSL; encoded by the coding sequence ATGGACCGCCAGCAGGAGTTCGTCCTCCGCACCCTGGAGGAGCGCGACATCCGCTTCGTCCGACTCTGGTTCACCGACGTCCTCGGCTTCCTGAAGTCCGTCGCCATCGCACCCGCCGAGCTCGAGGGCGCGTTCGCCGAGGGCATCGGATTCGACGGTTCGTCCATCGAGGGCTTCTCCCGGGTGAGCGAGGCCGACACGGTGGCGAAGCCGGACCCCTCCACGTTCCAGGTCCTCCCGTTCGTCGACGCCGACGGCAAGCAGCACTCCGCGCGGATGTTCTGCGACGTGGTCATGCCGGACGGCTCACCCTCCTGGGCCGACCCCCGGCACGTCCTGCGGCGCCAGCTGAACAAGGCCAACGAGATGGGCTTCAGCTGCTACGTCCACCCCGAGATCGAGTTCTTCCTGCTGCGGGACACCCCCACCGACGGCTCGGTGCCGACGCCGGCCGACTCCGGGGGCTACTTCGACCAGTCGGTCAACGACACGGCGCCGAACTTCCGCCGTCACGCCATCGACGCGCTCGAGTCGATGTCCATCTCGGTGGAGTTCAGCCACCACGAGGCCGCCCCGGGCCAGCAGGAGATCGACCTGCGCTACGCGGACGCGCTGAGCATGGCCGACAACGTGATGACCTTCCGCTACCTCGTCAAGGAGGTCGCGATCGACGAGGGTGTGCGCGCGTCGTTCATGCCCAAGCCGTTCAGCGACCAGGCCGGCTCGGCGATGCACACGCACATCAGCCTGTTCGAGGGCGACACCAACGCCTTCCACGACCCGGACGACGACAACCAGCTCTCGCCGACCGGCAAGGCCTTCATCGCCGGGATCCTGCGGCACGCGTGCGAGATCAGCGCCGTGACCAACCAGTGGGTGAACTCCTACAAGCGGCTGATCACCGGGGGGGAGGCGCCCACCGCCGTCTCCTGGGGCGCGGCCAACCGCTCCGCGCTCATCCGCGTGCCCATGTACACCCCGGGCAAGGCGTCCTCGCGGCGCGTCGAGGTGCGGACCCCCGACTCGGCCTGCAACCCCTACCTCGCGTTCGCGGTGATGCTCGCCGCGGGGCTCAAGGGCATCGCCGAGGGCTACGAGCTGCCGCCCGCCTCCGAGGACGACGTCTGGGCCCTGACGGGGTCCGAGCGCCGGGCCATGGGGTACGAGGAGCTGCCGCAGAACCTCGACCAGGCCCTGCGCATCATGGAGAGCTCCGAGCTCGTGGCCGAGGCGCTCGGCGAGCACGTCTTCGACTTCTTCCTCCGCAACAAGCGGGCCGAGTGGGACAACTACCGCCGCAACGTGACGCCCTACGAGCTTAAGACCTACCTCAGCCTGTAG
- a CDS encoding alpha/beta hydrolase, whose translation MRQCRADALLVAGAALLVLAACSSSVTGSATADGSSPGGDTAATAGGAATGTVPAGLASFYSQSITWGPCDSYATTADDTSLYADKDFDCARISVPLDYAAPTGTSISVAVLRIRASGDHIGSLLVDPGGPGGSGMSLAANLKSTVAGTPLGERFDLVGFDPRGIGSSEPAVDCVTDAEADAERQDLDVDTSPSGIAATESEEKGYAAKCATRVGTDVLAHVGTVDAAQDMDVLRSVLGDEKLSYLGFSYGTSLGTAYAEKFPANVRALVLDGALDPSADPVETLVRQGKGFQGAFDAFAADCATKASCPLGTDPAGASAAFQALVRPLIDASARTDDPRGLSYDDAVTGTIQALYSQQLWPPLTQGLTQLRGGRGDTLLALADLYEGRDANGKYSNEQDGFNAVRCVDAPATTDRTVVDTAETRYRQAAPFLDDGRGSGNAPLDVCAFWPVPPSGAPHTPVVTGLPQVVVISTTGDPATPYQAGVQLATQLGARLVTYRGDQHTVALSGVPCIDDAVDAYLVDLTVPAEGLTC comes from the coding sequence ATGCGACAGTGCCGTGCCGACGCCCTTCTCGTCGCAGGCGCCGCGCTGCTCGTGCTCGCCGCGTGCTCGAGCTCGGTGACGGGATCGGCCACCGCGGACGGCAGCAGCCCGGGCGGGGACACCGCTGCGACGGCAGGGGGCGCCGCCACCGGGACCGTGCCCGCCGGCCTGGCGTCGTTCTACTCCCAGTCGATCACCTGGGGGCCGTGCGACAGCTACGCCACCACCGCCGACGACACGAGCCTGTACGCCGACAAGGACTTCGACTGCGCCCGCATCTCCGTCCCCCTCGACTACGCGGCCCCCACGGGGACGTCGATCTCGGTGGCCGTGCTGCGGATCAGGGCCAGTGGCGACCACATCGGCTCCCTGCTGGTGGACCCGGGCGGGCCGGGCGGCTCGGGGATGAGCCTGGCCGCGAACCTGAAGTCCACGGTGGCCGGCACCCCGCTCGGCGAGCGCTTCGACCTCGTCGGGTTCGACCCCCGGGGCATCGGGTCCTCCGAGCCCGCGGTGGACTGCGTCACCGACGCGGAGGCGGACGCCGAGCGCCAGGACCTCGACGTCGACACCTCCCCGTCGGGCATCGCGGCGACCGAGTCCGAGGAGAAGGGCTACGCCGCGAAGTGCGCCACCCGGGTGGGCACCGACGTGCTCGCCCACGTGGGCACCGTGGACGCCGCCCAGGACATGGACGTGCTGCGGTCGGTGCTCGGCGACGAGAAGCTGTCCTACCTCGGCTTCTCCTACGGCACCAGCCTGGGCACCGCCTACGCCGAGAAGTTCCCCGCGAACGTCCGCGCGCTGGTCCTCGACGGTGCGCTCGACCCGTCGGCCGACCCGGTCGAGACCCTGGTCCGCCAGGGCAAGGGCTTCCAGGGTGCCTTCGACGCCTTCGCCGCCGACTGCGCCACGAAGGCCAGCTGCCCGCTGGGGACCGATCCAGCCGGGGCCTCGGCCGCGTTCCAGGCCCTCGTGCGCCCGCTCATCGACGCCTCGGCCCGCACCGACGACCCCCGCGGACTGAGCTACGACGACGCGGTCACGGGCACCATCCAGGCGCTGTACTCCCAGCAGCTCTGGCCGCCGCTGACCCAGGGACTCACCCAGCTGCGGGGTGGGCGCGGGGACACGCTGCTGGCGCTGGCCGACCTCTACGAGGGTCGCGACGCGAACGGGAAGTACTCCAACGAGCAGGACGGCTTCAACGCGGTGCGCTGCGTCGACGCCCCGGCCACCACGGACCGCACGGTGGTCGACACCGCCGAGACCCGCTACCGGCAGGCCGCGCCCTTCCTCGACGACGGCCGTGGCTCGGGCAACGCCCCCCTCGACGTCTGCGCGTTCTGGCCCGTGCCCCCCTCGGGTGCCCCGCACACGCCGGTCGTCACCGGGCTGCCCCAGGTGGTCGTCATCTCCACCACGGGAGACCCGGCCACGCCGTACCAGGCCGGTGTGCAGCTGGCGACGCAGCTGGGTGCCCGCCTGGTCACCTACCGGGGCGACCAGCACACCGTCGCGCTGAGCGGGGTCCCGTGCATCGACGACGCGGTGGACGCCTACCTCGTCGACCTCACGGTCCCCGCCGAGGGCCTCACCTGTTGA
- a CDS encoding DUF664 domain-containing protein, translated as MSQQIVERVPPPLVADETTMLAAWLDYHRETLAQKVSGVGPVRIREAAVAPSTLSLLGLVRHMADNERYWFREVVAGERVQEYWAVDDDGDEDLLGAHPGARSLRRPAADRPGRRDALLTGPRGSIGPCDSAVPTPFSSQAPRCSCSPRARAR; from the coding sequence ATGTCACAGCAGATCGTGGAACGGGTCCCGCCGCCCCTGGTGGCGGACGAGACGACGATGCTGGCGGCCTGGCTGGACTACCACCGGGAGACGCTGGCGCAGAAGGTCTCCGGCGTTGGTCCGGTACGCATCCGGGAGGCGGCCGTCGCACCGTCGACGCTGTCGCTGCTCGGCCTGGTGCGGCACATGGCCGACAACGAGCGCTACTGGTTCCGCGAGGTCGTCGCCGGGGAGCGGGTGCAGGAGTACTGGGCCGTCGACGACGACGGGGACGAGGACCTGCTCGGGGCCCACCCCGGCGCACGCTCGCTACGACGGCCTGCCGCAGACCGGCCGGGCCGCCGTGACGCCCTCCTGACGGGCCCCCGTGGGAGCATCGGCCCATGCGACAGTGCCGTGCCGACGCCCTTCTCGTCGCAGGCGCCGCGCTGCTCGTGCTCGCCGCGTGCTCGAGCTCGGTGA
- the panB gene encoding 3-methyl-2-oxobutanoate hydroxymethyltransferase translates to MSESAPYGSAPETAPAPRPKTRTHHLLAKKNAGEKWAMLTAYDYSTARIFDDAGIPVLLVGDSAANVVYGYDTTVPVTVDELLPLVRGVVRGAPHALVVADLPFGTYEVSPEQAVATAVRFLKEGLAHAVKLEGGERVAPQIRALTAAGIPVMAHIGFTPQSVNNLGGFRVQGRGDGAERLVLDAEAVQDAGAFSVVMEMVPAELAAQVTHKLTIPTIGIGAGVECDGQVLVWQDMAGLSQGKAAKFVKRFADVGGELRRAATDYADEVRRGAFPGPEHSF, encoded by the coding sequence ATGTCCGAGTCAGCCCCCTACGGGAGCGCACCCGAGACCGCACCGGCGCCGCGACCGAAGACCCGCACCCACCACCTGCTCGCGAAGAAGAACGCCGGCGAGAAGTGGGCGATGCTCACCGCCTACGACTACTCCACCGCCCGCATCTTCGACGACGCCGGCATCCCCGTGCTGCTGGTGGGTGACTCCGCGGCGAACGTCGTCTACGGGTACGACACCACCGTCCCGGTCACGGTCGACGAGCTGCTGCCCCTCGTGCGCGGCGTCGTCCGCGGCGCTCCGCACGCCCTGGTCGTCGCCGACCTGCCCTTCGGCACCTACGAGGTCAGCCCCGAGCAGGCCGTGGCCACCGCGGTGCGCTTCCTCAAGGAGGGTCTCGCGCACGCCGTGAAGCTGGAGGGCGGAGAGCGCGTCGCCCCGCAGATCCGGGCGCTGACGGCGGCGGGCATCCCCGTCATGGCGCACATCGGCTTCACCCCGCAGAGCGTGAACAACCTGGGCGGTTTCCGCGTCCAGGGTCGCGGCGACGGGGCGGAGAGGCTCGTGCTCGACGCCGAGGCCGTGCAGGACGCGGGCGCGTTCAGCGTCGTGATGGAGATGGTGCCGGCCGAGCTCGCCGCGCAGGTCACCCACAAGCTCACCATCCCCACCATCGGGATCGGGGCCGGCGTGGAGTGCGACGGCCAGGTGCTGGTGTGGCAGGACATGGCCGGGCTGAGCCAGGGCAAGGCCGCGAAGTTCGTCAAGCGGTTCGCCGACGTCGGCGGTGAGCTGCGCCGCGCGGCCACCGACTACGCCGACGAGGTCCGCCGGGGCGCCTTCCCCGGCCCCGAGCACTCCTTCTGA
- a CDS encoding ferredoxin reductase, giving the protein MTTPLLPDDYLHLLNPLWSARELRGRVVKVVRETENAATLVIKPGWGFSFDYRAGQYVGIGTQLDGRWHWRSYSLTSAPEAEQGHIAITVKAMPEGFLSGHLVNGLAPGTVVRLAAPRGDFTLPEPPPAAILFLTAGSGITPVMAMLRTLDRRGTMPDVTLVHSAPTASDVLFAEELAALVRKHPTLRMHTQLTETDGILSMDELGGPCADWAERETWACGPPAMLDGAERLWKARGIPGALHLERFSVELAGAGGEGGEVTFARTERTVTADGATTLLDAGESVGVQMPFGCRMGICQSCVVPLLAGNVRDLRSGVQHAVGDRIQTCISAAAGDCTLDL; this is encoded by the coding sequence ATGACCACGCCGCTGCTGCCCGACGACTACCTGCACCTGCTCAACCCACTCTGGTCCGCGCGGGAGCTGCGGGGCCGGGTCGTCAAGGTCGTCCGCGAGACGGAGAACGCCGCCACGCTGGTGATCAAGCCGGGCTGGGGCTTCTCCTTCGACTACCGCGCCGGACAGTACGTCGGCATCGGGACGCAGCTCGACGGCCGCTGGCACTGGCGGTCCTACTCGCTGACCTCCGCCCCCGAGGCCGAGCAGGGCCACATCGCGATCACGGTCAAGGCCATGCCCGAGGGGTTCCTCTCCGGGCACCTGGTGAACGGGCTCGCTCCCGGCACCGTGGTGCGCCTGGCCGCCCCGCGCGGGGACTTCACCCTCCCCGAACCGCCACCGGCCGCGATCCTGTTCCTCACCGCCGGCAGCGGCATCACCCCCGTCATGGCGATGCTGCGCACCCTGGACCGCCGCGGCACCATGCCCGACGTCACCCTCGTGCACTCCGCACCCACCGCGTCCGACGTGCTGTTCGCCGAGGAGCTCGCCGCCCTGGTGCGGAAGCACCCGACGCTGCGCATGCACACCCAGCTGACCGAGACCGACGGCATCCTGTCCATGGACGAGCTCGGCGGCCCGTGCGCCGACTGGGCCGAGCGCGAGACCTGGGCGTGCGGTCCGCCCGCCATGCTCGACGGTGCCGAGCGGCTGTGGAAGGCCCGTGGGATCCCCGGCGCGCTCCACCTCGAGCGCTTCTCCGTGGAGCTCGCCGGGGCCGGTGGCGAGGGCGGCGAGGTCACCTTCGCCCGCACGGAGCGCACCGTCACCGCCGACGGGGCGACGACCCTGCTCGACGCGGGCGAGTCCGTCGGCGTGCAGATGCCCTTCGGCTGCCGGATGGGGATCTGCCAGAGCTGCGTGGTGCCGCTGCTGGCCGGCAACGTCCGCGACCTGCGCTCCGGCGTCCAGCACGCCGTGGGCGACCGGATCCAGACGTGCATCTCGGCCGCGGCCGGCGACTGCACGCTGGACCTCTGA